In uncultured Cohaesibacter sp., a genomic segment contains:
- a CDS encoding DUF3164 family protein: MNYQSEFKPADIDDGIITANGQDYMTDAKGSLVPLELIKPADKLEDQTVRSIMGYAIALSKQLGRFRGHTMTDLGELDSLLAEQYDLTKGGKKGNRTYSTVDGLFKVQVQVSDLIDFGPQLQIAKQLIDECLNEWSEASRPEIRAIITRAFNTEKEGQVNRADIFMLLRLDITDERWVRAMEALRDAMRVIGSKEYVRFYRRETVASGWEPVTIDLAKV, translated from the coding sequence CCAGTCTGAATTCAAACCGGCCGACATCGATGATGGCATCATCACCGCAAACGGTCAGGACTATATGACTGATGCTAAAGGCTCATTGGTTCCGCTGGAGCTAATTAAGCCAGCGGACAAGCTGGAGGACCAGACGGTCCGATCAATCATGGGGTATGCAATCGCATTGTCCAAGCAGCTTGGCCGTTTTCGTGGTCATACCATGACAGATCTGGGCGAACTGGATAGTTTGCTGGCAGAGCAGTATGACCTCACCAAGGGTGGGAAAAAGGGCAATAGGACGTATTCCACCGTGGATGGTCTTTTCAAGGTGCAGGTGCAGGTGTCCGATCTTATCGACTTCGGCCCGCAGCTCCAGATTGCCAAGCAACTCATTGATGAATGCCTCAACGAGTGGTCTGAAGCAAGCCGCCCAGAAATCCGCGCCATTATCACCCGTGCGTTCAACACTGAAAAAGAAGGCCAGGTTAACCGGGCTGATATTTTCATGCTTCTGCGCCTGGACATCACTGACGAGCGTTGGGTCAGAGCCATGGAAGCATTGCGTGATGCAATGCGGGTGATCGGTTCGAAGGAATATGTCCGCTTTTATCGCCGTGAAACTGTCGCCTCGGGTTGGGAGCCGGTCACGATTGATCTGGCAAAGGTGTAG
- a CDS encoding winged helix-turn-helix domain-containing protein — MAEQKTLCPCCKQPLTDTADLTFYDPANVVLRGTVLLTLTDREYWVLKTLHSEYPGIATKEKLFQSLYWLHETDEPDPKIVDVFVCKIRKKLPSKMAIEICTSWGRGYHLVIHPLEKVGLAS, encoded by the coding sequence ATGGCCGAGCAGAAAACCCTCTGTCCATGCTGCAAGCAGCCGCTCACTGATACCGCTGATTTGACTTTTTACGATCCTGCAAATGTCGTTCTTCGGGGGACTGTTCTGCTTACTCTCACTGACCGTGAATATTGGGTGCTTAAGACGTTGCATTCCGAGTATCCGGGCATTGCGACCAAGGAAAAGCTGTTTCAGAGCCTCTACTGGCTGCATGAAACAGATGAACCGGACCCGAAGATCGTTGATGTCTTCGTTTGCAAGATCAGGAAAAAACTCCCCTCGAAGATGGCAATTGAAATCTGCACTTCTTGGGGGCGCGGATATCACCTGGTCATCCACCCATTGGAAAAAGTGGGGTTAGCATCATGA